One Conger conger chromosome 18, fConCon1.1, whole genome shotgun sequence DNA window includes the following coding sequences:
- the LOC133118751 gene encoding zinc finger protein 518A isoform X2, which translates to MEADHTAQDDPPEGSEEVEKEDPGNWRKRLRLKQVAVQLPVIQNIDEGYGAEESEEGLEKNKVQTARKSFKRPPLRGQDVAPGPGISGKILRFSCSECTGQATFSPNDLLKHFQGVHQGSLPTFPCDMCSFVTHDFSSLQRHRIGHRDTFVRCDICNDGIQYTLLQLTRHFNMFHSLNGFYCCEKCKFSTKDVGTFVQHTHRHNDALYKCSKCQHISHGSGEHQKHILTHSGPYPFSCQFCDYGAPRKDYVAKHMAAVHREEMERLNKRRASEDGQKTLVNSTPGLKLLLTKNPARQTHWMSKGLHALSGGGLLDEYGRLANPEKTLEETQQFLERTVAAQRDCKKWAKGLKSEQQYTSQTVPATAQPKQEPAVSPNAGFLNPNSNGLTVLMVKNKITIPPNCTTKVMGFKMVDGKKHLVLKVIPSAKQEPCAKTEDSLVATSVASASSVAEKEADDNALEPCKGEANTLASSEEGTGPPSGHLDSSNSEVPPNPKVSPNGVAPPGSPCSLPSRMENIDIASALVQVQAQENGEQEQELVSTTAREVEEEQPPGATENDDDAAPSPPSSPAANAVSLVSKVTEQSSLIQCEDDGSPNGETSSPIPVATDPSLEKNTPKHTDPDEFDPSPNFLESTAIECMSSKSPLSSPSQEVFTFHNYSKDTSSLSSDASLLSDEQQSTQLLTVESENDGVHILRPSHDSNLTLESLPLQVLQNRLEDQDRIVEPCVDLPEQRLLNSDPPSMEKVPDNEIEVDECVATVEVEGDTKESEVKCQNLDSSEGLNATLDSKFQCQEQCSEPPSIDGGAKVGKGEEHLDSPSESQEHSAKNVEGPNVADGEKASGSSNNAAILGKILEEHSDAIISQQLEKERIGTAVPHEAIRTPTTTLRILQPLNLSDGTKTSESQDFVQTLATASPLLSFSSIAPTQGKASEKHGGEGLACKLKKARLPSPRRSHQGAKRKRSKKPSMEDSLESPAKARRLSSKKSKEKEAPAVMYWEPAPREEERTLRLLPLSTVQPVKCPRRNQPVVVLNHPDADIPEVASLMRTVNKFRGEVTKVALSQRTVAALSELDCSTFRQDRSANCHPTHGRRVRPEGTVRERFILKLRLKKTSRNKYKVVNTSSDSTEWSSTFSCWFCGRIFDNQEEWIGHGQRHLMEATRDWNKLFS; encoded by the exons ATGGAGGCAGATCACACGGCTCAAGATGATCCACCTGAGGGCAGCGAGGAGGTGGAAAAGGAGGATCCAGGAAACTGGCGCAAACGTCTACGCCTCAAGCAGGTGGCAGTCCAACTGCCAGTGATCCAGAACATTGATGAAGGGTACGgcgcagaggagtctgaagagGGCCTGGAGAAAAACAAGGTCCAGACGGCCCGCAAGTCCTTCAAGAGGCCTCCGCTTAGGGGCCAGGACGTGGCACCAGGGCCTGGCATTTCGGGGAAAATCCTCAGGTTCAGCTGCTCCGAGTGCACAGGCCAGGCCACATTCAGCCCCAATGACCTGCTGAAGCATTTTCAGGGAGTTCACCAAGGAAGCCTACCAACCTTCCCATGTGACATGTGCAGCTTCGTCACCCACGACTTCTCCAGCCTCCAGCGGCACCGCATTGGCCACCGAGACACCTTTGTCCGCTGCGATATCTGCAATGACGGCATCCAGTACACTCTCCTGCAGCTCACCAGACACTTCAACATGTTCCACAGCCTCAACGGATTCTACTGCTGTGAGAAGTGCAAGTTCTCCACCAAGGATGTAGGGACTTTTGTGCAGCACACGCACCGGCACAATGATGCCCTCTACAAGTGTAGCAAGTGTCAGCACATCAGTCATGGCAGTGGGGAGCACCAGAAACACATCCTGACTCACTCGGGGCCTTACCCCTTCAGCTGCCAGTTCTGTGACTATGGGGCCCCAAGGAAGGACTATGTGGCAAAACACATGGCTGCTGTCCACAGAGAGGAGATGGAGCGTTTAAACAAACGTAGAGCCTCAGAGGATGGCCAGAAAACACTAGTGAACTCAACACCAGGACTAAAGCTTTTACTTACCAAGAATCCAGCAAGACAGACCCATTGGATGTCCAAAGGGCTACATGCTCTGTCTGGAGGGGGACTGTTGGATGAGTATGGGAGGCTTGCTAATCCAGAAAAGACTCTTGAGGAGACCCAGCAGTTTCTGGAGAGGACTGTTGCGGCTCAGAGAGACTGTAAGAAGTGGGCAAAGGGGCTTAAGTCCGAGCAGCAGTACACTTCCCAAACCGTCCCTGCTACAGCACAGCCTAAGCAGGAGCCAGCTGTCTCTCCTAATGCTGGCTTTCTGAACCCCAACAGTAACGGGCtaactgtactcatggtcaaaaacaaaatcaccATCCCTCCTAACTGCACTACAAAAGTTATGGGTTTCAAGATGGTAGATGGCAAAAAACATCTTGTCCTCAAGGTCATACCGTCAGCAAAGCAAGAACCTTGTGCTAAAACAGAGGATTCCTTAGTGGCAACATCAGTGGCTTCAGCCTCATCAGTTGCTGAGAAAGAGGCAGATGACAATGCACTGGAACCATGCAAGGGAGAAGCCAACACTCTGGCCAGCTCTGAAGAAGGAACGGGCCCACCCAGTGGTCATCTGGATTCCTCCAACTCTGAGGTACCCCCCAATCCCAAGGTATCCCCAAATGGTGTGGCACCTCCTGGCAGCCCCTGCTCCTTGCCTTCCAGGATGGAAAACATAGACATTGCCTCAGCTTTGGTGCAGGTGCAAGCACAGGAGAATGGGGAGCAAGAACAGGAATTGGTATCAACAACTGCCAGAGAGGTGGAAGAGGAACAGCCACCAGGGGCAACAGAGAATGATGACGATGCAGCACCTTCTCCACCTTCATCACCTGCTGCAAATGCTGTGTCCCTGGTCAGTAAGGTGACGGAACAGAGCTCACTGATTCAGTGTGAGGATGATGGCTCACCCAATGGTGAAACCTCATCCCCCATTCCCGTTGCCACTGATCCCAGCTTAGAAAAAAACACTCCCAAACACACTGATCCAGATGAATTTGACCCATCTCCCAACTTCCTAGAGAGCACCGCCATTGAGTGCATGTCAAGTAAATCCCCATTAAGTTCTCCGAGTCAGGAGGTCTTCACTTTCCACAACTACTCAAAGGACACCTCCAGTCTTTCCTCTGATGCTTCTCTTCTAAGCGATGAACAGCAGTCAACACAACTTCTGACTGTTGAGTCTGAGAATGATGGTGTTCATATTTTGAGACCTTCACATGACAGCAACCTGACACTGGAAAGCTTGCCCTTGCAGGTGTTGCAGAATCGTCTGGAGGACCAAGACAGAATTGTAGAACCATGTGTTGACTTGCCTGAACAGCGACTACTCAACTCGGATCCTCCTTCAATGGAAAAAGTACCAGACAATGAAATTGAAGTTGACGAATGTGTAGCCACTGTCGAAGTTGAGGGGGACACCAAAGAGTCTGAGGTTAAATGTCAAAATCTGGATTCATCTGAAGGGCTAAATGCGACACTGGACTCTAAATTTCAATGCCAGGAACAATGTTCTGAGCCTCCCAGCATTGATGGTGGTGCTAAGGTGGGGAAAGGAGAGGAGCACCTGGATTCTCCCTCTGAATCACAAGAGCACTCTGCAAAAAATGTGGAGGGACCCAATGTGGCTGATGGAGAGAAGGCTTCAGGCAGTTCAAATAATGCAGCCATCTTGGGGAAGATTCTAGAAGAGCATTCTGATGCCATTATCAGCCagcagctggagaaggagaggatcGGAACCGCAGTCCCCCATGAAGCAATCCGAACCCCCACAACCACACTCAGGATCCTCCAACCCCTTAATTTGTCCGATG GGACAAAAACTTCAGAGTCACAAGATTTCGTCCAAACTCTGGCCACAGCCTCCCCCCTTCTGAGTTTCTCTTCCATAGCTCCCACACAAGGAAAAGCCAGTGAAAAACACGGGGGGGAGGGCTTGGCCTGCAAACTCAAGAAAGCTCGGCTCCCTTCCCCGAGGCGAAGCCACCAGGGGGCCAAACGGAAGAGGTCAAAGAAGCCATCCATGGAGGACAGCCTAGAGTCCCCTGCCAAAGCCAGGAGGCTCTCAAGTAAGAAATCAAAGGAGAAGGAGGCCCCAGCAGTTATGTATTGGGAGCCAGCCcccagggaggaggagaggacacTGAGGCTCCTGCCACTTAGCACGGTGCAGCCTGTCAAGTGCCCGAGGCGAAACCAGCCTGTGGTGGTGCTCAATCACCCTGATGCAGACATCCCCGAGGTAGCCAGCCTGATGAGAACGGTGAACAAGTTCAGGGGCGAGGTCACTAAGGTGGCACTGTCTCAAAGGACTGTTGCCGCCCTTTCTGAGCTGGACTGCAGCACCTTCAGACAAGACCGGTCAGCTAACTGTCACCCAACCCATGGCCGCCGCGTCCGCCCAGAGGGCACGGTCAGGGAGCGCTTTATCCTGAAACTGCGTTTGAAAAAGACCAGCAGGAACAAGTACAAGGTTGTGAATACTTCCTCAGACAGCACCGAGTGGTCGTCAACGTTCAGCTGCTGGTTCTGTGGTAGGATCTTTGACAACCAGGAGGAGTGGATAGGTCATGGCCAGCGGCATCTAATGGAGGCTACTAGAGACTGGAACAAACTGTTTTCCTAA
- the LOC133118751 gene encoding zinc finger protein 518A isoform X1 — MEADHTAQDDPPEGSEEVEKEDPGNWRKRLRLKQVAVQLPVIQNIDEGYGAEESEEGLEKNKVQTARKSFKRPPLRGQDVAPGPGISGKILRFSCSECTGQATFSPNDLLKHFQGVHQGSLPTFPCDMCSFVTHDFSSLQRHRIGHRDTFVRCDICNDGIQYTLLQLTRHFNMFHSLNGFYCCEKCKFSTKDVGTFVQHTHRHNDALYKCSKCQHISHGSGEHQKHILTHSGPYPFSCQFCDYGAPRKDYVAKHMAAVHREEMERLNKRRASEDGQKTLVNSTPGLKLLLTKNPARQTHWMSKGLHALSGGGLLDEYGRLANPEKTLEETQQFLERTVAAQRDCKKWAKGLKSEQQYTSQTVPATAQPKQEPAVSPNAGFLNPNSNGLTVLMVKNKITIPPNCTTKVMGFKMVDGKKHLVLKVIPSAKQEPCAKTEDSLVATSVASASSVAEKEADDNALEPCKGEANTLASSEEGTGPPSGHLDSSNSEVPPNPKVSPNGVAPPGSPCSLPSRMENIDIASALVQVQAQENGEQEQELVSTTAREVEEEQPPGATENDDDAAPSPPSSPAANAVSLVSKVTEQSSLIQCEDDGSPNGETSSPIPVATDPSLEKNTPKHTDPDEFDPSPNFLESTAIECMSSKSPLSSPSQEVFTFHNYSKDTSSLSSDASLLSDEQQSTQLLTVESENDGVHILRPSHDSNLTLESLPLQVLQNRLEDQDRIVEPCVDLPEQRLLNSDPPSMEKVPDNEIEVDECVATVEVEGDTKESEVKCQNLDSSEGLNATLDSKFQCQEQCSEPPSIDGGAKVGKGEEHLDSPSESQEHSAKNVEGPNVADGEKASGSSNNAAILGKILEEHSDAIISQQLEKERIGTAVPHEAIRTPTTTLRILQPLNLSDGKQQVFLQTAENGYAVPVQLRGSPGFKLITGSVPPINVSHLKPGGERSTNRTAALTFTLSNGRIGTAAQVVGDKEAGDGLAKGGGQDSTALSPSAQQGSGTSTSSFLLNSSPLKGPLFLSSPIQSLSKERTANAPTCYLVQRPVASAAAKPSTGTASAAGNVQTPQSKPVLALPVNSPDQPTVLQTGRQAFLLRYVSPVKSGILLNSPEGKMVNQNSLTSESGGSRFILKIVRNSSDAGLPSCSGVAGGGFTAQTHANQPIYLATTGGLQSPYLLMSSNQSILNVSAGTKTSESQDFVQTLATASPLLSFSSIAPTQGKASEKHGGEGLACKLKKARLPSPRRSHQGAKRKRSKKPSMEDSLESPAKARRLSSKKSKEKEAPAVMYWEPAPREEERTLRLLPLSTVQPVKCPRRNQPVVVLNHPDADIPEVASLMRTVNKFRGEVTKVALSQRTVAALSELDCSTFRQDRSANCHPTHGRRVRPEGTVRERFILKLRLKKTSRNKYKVVNTSSDSTEWSSTFSCWFCGRIFDNQEEWIGHGQRHLMEATRDWNKLFS, encoded by the coding sequence ATGGAGGCAGATCACACGGCTCAAGATGATCCACCTGAGGGCAGCGAGGAGGTGGAAAAGGAGGATCCAGGAAACTGGCGCAAACGTCTACGCCTCAAGCAGGTGGCAGTCCAACTGCCAGTGATCCAGAACATTGATGAAGGGTACGgcgcagaggagtctgaagagGGCCTGGAGAAAAACAAGGTCCAGACGGCCCGCAAGTCCTTCAAGAGGCCTCCGCTTAGGGGCCAGGACGTGGCACCAGGGCCTGGCATTTCGGGGAAAATCCTCAGGTTCAGCTGCTCCGAGTGCACAGGCCAGGCCACATTCAGCCCCAATGACCTGCTGAAGCATTTTCAGGGAGTTCACCAAGGAAGCCTACCAACCTTCCCATGTGACATGTGCAGCTTCGTCACCCACGACTTCTCCAGCCTCCAGCGGCACCGCATTGGCCACCGAGACACCTTTGTCCGCTGCGATATCTGCAATGACGGCATCCAGTACACTCTCCTGCAGCTCACCAGACACTTCAACATGTTCCACAGCCTCAACGGATTCTACTGCTGTGAGAAGTGCAAGTTCTCCACCAAGGATGTAGGGACTTTTGTGCAGCACACGCACCGGCACAATGATGCCCTCTACAAGTGTAGCAAGTGTCAGCACATCAGTCATGGCAGTGGGGAGCACCAGAAACACATCCTGACTCACTCGGGGCCTTACCCCTTCAGCTGCCAGTTCTGTGACTATGGGGCCCCAAGGAAGGACTATGTGGCAAAACACATGGCTGCTGTCCACAGAGAGGAGATGGAGCGTTTAAACAAACGTAGAGCCTCAGAGGATGGCCAGAAAACACTAGTGAACTCAACACCAGGACTAAAGCTTTTACTTACCAAGAATCCAGCAAGACAGACCCATTGGATGTCCAAAGGGCTACATGCTCTGTCTGGAGGGGGACTGTTGGATGAGTATGGGAGGCTTGCTAATCCAGAAAAGACTCTTGAGGAGACCCAGCAGTTTCTGGAGAGGACTGTTGCGGCTCAGAGAGACTGTAAGAAGTGGGCAAAGGGGCTTAAGTCCGAGCAGCAGTACACTTCCCAAACCGTCCCTGCTACAGCACAGCCTAAGCAGGAGCCAGCTGTCTCTCCTAATGCTGGCTTTCTGAACCCCAACAGTAACGGGCtaactgtactcatggtcaaaaacaaaatcaccATCCCTCCTAACTGCACTACAAAAGTTATGGGTTTCAAGATGGTAGATGGCAAAAAACATCTTGTCCTCAAGGTCATACCGTCAGCAAAGCAAGAACCTTGTGCTAAAACAGAGGATTCCTTAGTGGCAACATCAGTGGCTTCAGCCTCATCAGTTGCTGAGAAAGAGGCAGATGACAATGCACTGGAACCATGCAAGGGAGAAGCCAACACTCTGGCCAGCTCTGAAGAAGGAACGGGCCCACCCAGTGGTCATCTGGATTCCTCCAACTCTGAGGTACCCCCCAATCCCAAGGTATCCCCAAATGGTGTGGCACCTCCTGGCAGCCCCTGCTCCTTGCCTTCCAGGATGGAAAACATAGACATTGCCTCAGCTTTGGTGCAGGTGCAAGCACAGGAGAATGGGGAGCAAGAACAGGAATTGGTATCAACAACTGCCAGAGAGGTGGAAGAGGAACAGCCACCAGGGGCAACAGAGAATGATGACGATGCAGCACCTTCTCCACCTTCATCACCTGCTGCAAATGCTGTGTCCCTGGTCAGTAAGGTGACGGAACAGAGCTCACTGATTCAGTGTGAGGATGATGGCTCACCCAATGGTGAAACCTCATCCCCCATTCCCGTTGCCACTGATCCCAGCTTAGAAAAAAACACTCCCAAACACACTGATCCAGATGAATTTGACCCATCTCCCAACTTCCTAGAGAGCACCGCCATTGAGTGCATGTCAAGTAAATCCCCATTAAGTTCTCCGAGTCAGGAGGTCTTCACTTTCCACAACTACTCAAAGGACACCTCCAGTCTTTCCTCTGATGCTTCTCTTCTAAGCGATGAACAGCAGTCAACACAACTTCTGACTGTTGAGTCTGAGAATGATGGTGTTCATATTTTGAGACCTTCACATGACAGCAACCTGACACTGGAAAGCTTGCCCTTGCAGGTGTTGCAGAATCGTCTGGAGGACCAAGACAGAATTGTAGAACCATGTGTTGACTTGCCTGAACAGCGACTACTCAACTCGGATCCTCCTTCAATGGAAAAAGTACCAGACAATGAAATTGAAGTTGACGAATGTGTAGCCACTGTCGAAGTTGAGGGGGACACCAAAGAGTCTGAGGTTAAATGTCAAAATCTGGATTCATCTGAAGGGCTAAATGCGACACTGGACTCTAAATTTCAATGCCAGGAACAATGTTCTGAGCCTCCCAGCATTGATGGTGGTGCTAAGGTGGGGAAAGGAGAGGAGCACCTGGATTCTCCCTCTGAATCACAAGAGCACTCTGCAAAAAATGTGGAGGGACCCAATGTGGCTGATGGAGAGAAGGCTTCAGGCAGTTCAAATAATGCAGCCATCTTGGGGAAGATTCTAGAAGAGCATTCTGATGCCATTATCAGCCagcagctggagaaggagaggatcGGAACCGCAGTCCCCCATGAAGCAATCCGAACCCCCACAACCACACTCAGGATCCTCCAACCCCTTAATTTGTCCGATGGTAAGCAACAGGTTTTTCTACAGACTGCAGAGAATGGGTACGCAGTACCTGTACAGCTCCGGGGCAGTCCTGGATTTAAGCTAATCACTGGGTCTGTTCCCCCAATAAATGTTTCTCATCTGAAACCTGGAGGTGAAAGGTCAACCAATAGAACAGCAGCACTGACTTTCACACTGAGTAATGGCAGGATAGGCACGGCTGCACAGGTGGTGGGCGACAAGGAAGCAGGTGATGGGTTGGCAAAAGGTGGTGGGCAGGACAGCACGGCACTTAGCCCCAGTGCTCAACAAGGGTCAGGCACCAGCACGAGTAGTTTTCTGCTCAATAGCTCACCTTTGAAGGGACCTCTGTTTTTGTCCAGTCCGATTCAGTCCCTCTCCAAAGAACGGACTGCGAATGCACCCACGTGTTACTTAGTTCAGAGACCAGTGGCTTCAGCTGCAGCAAAGCCCAGCACAGGAACGGCCTCTGCAGCTGGCAATGTGCAGACTCCACAGTCTAAACCCGTTTTAGCCTTACCGGTGAATTCTCCGGACCAGccaacagttttacaaactgGCCGTCAAGCCTTTCTGCTTAGATATGTCTCTCCAGTTAAGTCTGGGATATTGCTGAACAGCCCAGAGGGAAAAATGGTTAATCAGAACAGCTTGACCAGTGAAAGCGGAGGCAGTCGTTTTATTCTTAAGATTGTGCGAAACTCTTCTGATGCTGGCCTGCCGTCCTGCAGCGGTGTGGCAGGTGGTGGGtttacagcacaaacacacgccaACCAGCCAATCTATCTGGCCACCACTGGTGGTTTGCAGTCTCCCTATCTGCTAATGTCATCCAACCAATCCATTCTGAATGTCTCCGCAGGGACAAAAACTTCAGAGTCACAAGATTTCGTCCAAACTCTGGCCACAGCCTCCCCCCTTCTGAGTTTCTCTTCCATAGCTCCCACACAAGGAAAAGCCAGTGAAAAACACGGGGGGGAGGGCTTGGCCTGCAAACTCAAGAAAGCTCGGCTCCCTTCCCCGAGGCGAAGCCACCAGGGGGCCAAACGGAAGAGGTCAAAGAAGCCATCCATGGAGGACAGCCTAGAGTCCCCTGCCAAAGCCAGGAGGCTCTCAAGTAAGAAATCAAAGGAGAAGGAGGCCCCAGCAGTTATGTATTGGGAGCCAGCCcccagggaggaggagaggacacTGAGGCTCCTGCCACTTAGCACGGTGCAGCCTGTCAAGTGCCCGAGGCGAAACCAGCCTGTGGTGGTGCTCAATCACCCTGATGCAGACATCCCCGAGGTAGCCAGCCTGATGAGAACGGTGAACAAGTTCAGGGGCGAGGTCACTAAGGTGGCACTGTCTCAAAGGACTGTTGCCGCCCTTTCTGAGCTGGACTGCAGCACCTTCAGACAAGACCGGTCAGCTAACTGTCACCCAACCCATGGCCGCCGCGTCCGCCCAGAGGGCACGGTCAGGGAGCGCTTTATCCTGAAACTGCGTTTGAAAAAGACCAGCAGGAACAAGTACAAGGTTGTGAATACTTCCTCAGACAGCACCGAGTGGTCGTCAACGTTCAGCTGCTGGTTCTGTGGTAGGATCTTTGACAACCAGGAGGAGTGGATAGGTCATGGCCAGCGGCATCTAATGGAGGCTACTAGAGACTGGAACAAACTGTTTTCCTAA
- the blnk gene encoding B-cell linker protein isoform X4 → MEKLNKLTAPASEKLRQLQKMVEGIKKNDGSIMNRLKRLKKKPPPKLPTRDYNADDNEDGDEWSGSEFDSDTYEDPLEDHDDSYEPPPSEQEKRVFSPATAAAFPRGEYVDSLRSRSTDPPRHPARPPRDHTPLLPPKRAPPEDNSEDYIDPEEGEDDNYIDPSEKPAPERPSVKSGFKPATSQPPVPSTKLERSHSPDVYEVPDQEENSTPVSRSSVRLRPPAQRTPPRASPRLHTKKPLPAAEPVGDGDEDEYEVCDPDESENAEESSSPSLTVPTPRPRALNKPGVPAKPSSLLPKREHEARPMAMKQNVLSTTPSNSASARARSPLRQRTPPPLQQTSSPKAPADCGATAKTKKGPSTAEEEAGVYKKSWYANTCDRRSAEEALTRSGKEGAYLVRKSSGQDPSQPYTLVVFYNSRVYNIPIRHVPASRQYALGREKTGEERFSSVCAMIEHHQRKALVLIDSQHNTKDYTKLLFAVKP, encoded by the exons AtggaaaaattaaataaactcaCTGCTCCCGCGAGTGAGAAACTCAG GCAGCTTCAGAAGATGGTGGAGGGCATTAAGAAAAATGACGGGAGCATTATGAACAGGCTGAAGAG ATTAAAAAAGAAACCACCACCAAAGCTTCCCACCAGAGACTACAACGCAG ATGACAACGAGGACGGTGATGAGTGGTCGGGATCTGAGTTT GACAGTGATACGTATGAGGATCCTCTGGAGGACCACGATGACAGCTATGAGCCTCCTCCATCTGAGCAGGAGAAGAGAGTGTTCAGCCCTGCCACAGCAGCTGCCTTCCCCAGGGGAGAGTACGTAG ACAGCCTCCGAAGCAGGTCCACCGACCCCCCCAGACACCCAGCGCGCCCCCCAAGAGACCACACACCTCTTCTGCCCCCCAAACGTGCCCCGCCTGAGGACAACAGC GAGGATTACATTGACCCAGAGGAAGGAGAAGATGACAACTACATTGATCCTTCTGAGAAGCCTGCACCAG AGCGTCCATCAGTAAAGAGtggattcaaacctgcaacaAGCCAGCCGCCAGTTCCCAGCACCAAGCTGGAACGTTCACATAGtccag ATGTGTACGAAGTTCCAGATCAAGAG GAAAATTCAACTCCAGTGAGCAG GTCAAGTGTACGTCTAAGACCACCAGCACAACGTACGCCCCCTAGAGCTAGTCCAAG ACTGCATACCAAGAAGCCTCTTCCTGCTGCT GAACCAGTGGGGGATGGAGATGAGGATGAGTATGAAGTCTGCGATCCTGATGAGA GTGAAAATGCGGAGGAGAGTTCGTCGCCTTCACTGACAGTTCCTACTCCACGCCCCAGGGCCTT gaaTAAACCAGGTGTTCCTGCAAAGCCG AGTTCTTTATTGCCAAAAAGAGAACATGAAG CTCGGCCAATGGCCATGAAGCAAAACGTCCTCAGTACCACGCCCTCAAACTCTGCCTCCGCACGAGCAAG ATCCCCCCTCCGCCAGCGGacgcccccccctctccagcagACTTCCTCCCCCA AAGCACCCGCTGATTGTGGGGCCACGGCCAAGACCAAGAAGGGGCCCAGCACTGCAGAGGAG GAGGCCGGTGTGTATAAGAAATCCTGGTATGCCAACACCTGTGATCGGCGCTCAGCTGAAGAGGCCCTGACTCGCTCCGGCAAG GAGGGGGCATACCTGGTCAGGAAAAGCTCCGGGCAGGACCCCAGCCAGCCttacacattggtggtgttCTACAACAGCAGAGTCTACAACATCCCTATACGCCATGTCCCAGCCTCACGCCAGTATGCCCTAGGACGTGAGAAGACAGGAGAGGAG CGTTTCAGCAGTGTCTGCGCTATGATTGAGCACCATCAGAGAAAGGCCCTGGTGCTGATCGACAGCCAGCACAACACCAAAGACTACACCAAGCTGCTGTTCGCTGTGAAGCCCTAG
- the blnk gene encoding B-cell linker protein isoform X3 — MEKLNKLTAPASEKLRQLQKMVEGIKKNDGSIMNRLKRFQNEQAAFIRKTGKTTWNRLKKKPPPKLPTRDYNADDNEDGDEWSGSEFDSDTYEDPLEDHDDSYEPPPSEQEKRVFSPATAAAFPRGEYVDSLRSRSTDPPRHPARPPRDHTPLLPPKRAPPEDNSEDYIDPEEGEDDNYIDPSEKPAPERPSVKSGFKPATSQPPVPSTKLERSHSPDVYEVPDQEENSTPVSRSSVRLRPPAQRTPPRASPRLHTKKPLPAAEPVGDGDEDEYEVCDPDESENAEESSSPSLTVPTPRPRALNKPGVPAKPSSLLPKREHEARPMAMKQNVLSTTPSNSASARARSPLRQRTPPPLQQTSSPKAPADCGATAKTKKGPSTAEEEAGVYKKSWYANTCDRRSAEEALTRSGKEGAYLVRKSSGQDPSQPYTLVVFYNSRVYNIPIRHVPASRQYALGREKTGEERFSSVCAMIEHHQRKALVLIDSQHNTKDYTKLLFAVKP; from the exons AtggaaaaattaaataaactcaCTGCTCCCGCGAGTGAGAAACTCAG GCAGCTTCAGAAGATGGTGGAGGGCATTAAGAAAAATGACGGGAGCATTATGAACAGGCTGAAGAG GTTTCAGAATGAACAAGCGGCTTTTATACGCAAAACTGGGAAAACCACATGGAACCG ATTAAAAAAGAAACCACCACCAAAGCTTCCCACCAGAGACTACAACGCAG ATGACAACGAGGACGGTGATGAGTGGTCGGGATCTGAGTTT GACAGTGATACGTATGAGGATCCTCTGGAGGACCACGATGACAGCTATGAGCCTCCTCCATCTGAGCAGGAGAAGAGAGTGTTCAGCCCTGCCACAGCAGCTGCCTTCCCCAGGGGAGAGTACGTAG ACAGCCTCCGAAGCAGGTCCACCGACCCCCCCAGACACCCAGCGCGCCCCCCAAGAGACCACACACCTCTTCTGCCCCCCAAACGTGCCCCGCCTGAGGACAACAGC GAGGATTACATTGACCCAGAGGAAGGAGAAGATGACAACTACATTGATCCTTCTGAGAAGCCTGCACCAG AGCGTCCATCAGTAAAGAGtggattcaaacctgcaacaAGCCAGCCGCCAGTTCCCAGCACCAAGCTGGAACGTTCACATAGtccag ATGTGTACGAAGTTCCAGATCAAGAG GAAAATTCAACTCCAGTGAGCAG GTCAAGTGTACGTCTAAGACCACCAGCACAACGTACGCCCCCTAGAGCTAGTCCAAG ACTGCATACCAAGAAGCCTCTTCCTGCTGCT GAACCAGTGGGGGATGGAGATGAGGATGAGTATGAAGTCTGCGATCCTGATGAGA GTGAAAATGCGGAGGAGAGTTCGTCGCCTTCACTGACAGTTCCTACTCCACGCCCCAGGGCCTT gaaTAAACCAGGTGTTCCTGCAAAGCCG AGTTCTTTATTGCCAAAAAGAGAACATGAAG CTCGGCCAATGGCCATGAAGCAAAACGTCCTCAGTACCACGCCCTCAAACTCTGCCTCCGCACGAGCAAG ATCCCCCCTCCGCCAGCGGacgcccccccctctccagcagACTTCCTCCCCCA AAGCACCCGCTGATTGTGGGGCCACGGCCAAGACCAAGAAGGGGCCCAGCACTGCAGAGGAG GAGGCCGGTGTGTATAAGAAATCCTGGTATGCCAACACCTGTGATCGGCGCTCAGCTGAAGAGGCCCTGACTCGCTCCGGCAAG GAGGGGGCATACCTGGTCAGGAAAAGCTCCGGGCAGGACCCCAGCCAGCCttacacattggtggtgttCTACAACAGCAGAGTCTACAACATCCCTATACGCCATGTCCCAGCCTCACGCCAGTATGCCCTAGGACGTGAGAAGACAGGAGAGGAG CGTTTCAGCAGTGTCTGCGCTATGATTGAGCACCATCAGAGAAAGGCCCTGGTGCTGATCGACAGCCAGCACAACACCAAAGACTACACCAAGCTGCTGTTCGCTGTGAAGCCCTAG